The following are from one region of the Gemmatimonadaceae bacterium genome:
- a CDS encoding P1 family peptidase: protein MDNLRSLPDITPLGTTETTNSPWSTVIRACLPAIRLVCVFVLPWAIPFTATAQSGQRARDLGVPFDGTPGRNNGITDVPGVEVGVSTIIEGNGRLVVGKGPVRTGVTAIFPRGKNGSDSVFAGWFTLNGNGEMTGTTWVEESGRLDGPILITNTHSVGVVRDATLAWMTKHRAGFLWALPLVAETYDGVLNDAEGFHVRREHVFAALDGARSGPVPEGNVGGGTGMQCHGFKGGTGTASRTLAGAAGGYTVGVLVQCNYGQRRRLTIAGLPVGREIPDLIRCAAGPTPPTRSWLMRIPVCGGSKITDTDLRKPELSGSETAHLTRKGVGRDEGLGSIIIVIATDAPLLPHQLKRVAKRAALGVGRMGGLGEDSSGDIFIAFSTANTRASADTGIVALTMLPNDRINPIFEAAVGATEEAITNAMLAAKTMTGADNIRSYALPHDRLRAIARKYATQQPLSGPIR from the coding sequence ATGGACAACCTGAGATCGCTTCCCGACATTACGCCCTTGGGTACCACCGAAACCACGAACAGCCCGTGGAGCACTGTGATTAGAGCGTGTTTGCCGGCAATCCGGCTGGTCTGCGTTTTCGTTCTGCCATGGGCGATTCCATTCACGGCGACAGCGCAGTCCGGGCAGCGGGCACGCGATCTGGGGGTACCCTTCGATGGCACACCAGGCAGGAACAACGGAATCACGGACGTCCCCGGAGTGGAGGTGGGCGTTTCGACGATCATTGAAGGGAACGGCCGCCTCGTGGTGGGCAAAGGGCCCGTGCGCACGGGCGTGACAGCGATTTTCCCAAGGGGAAAGAACGGATCTGACAGTGTCTTTGCGGGCTGGTTTACGCTGAACGGCAACGGCGAAATGACGGGCACCACCTGGGTCGAGGAATCAGGGCGGCTCGATGGGCCAATTCTCATCACCAACACCCACAGCGTCGGCGTTGTGCGGGACGCAACCCTCGCGTGGATGACGAAACACCGCGCCGGCTTTCTATGGGCACTGCCGCTCGTCGCTGAGACTTACGATGGAGTGCTGAACGACGCCGAGGGTTTTCATGTCAGGCGCGAGCACGTTTTTGCGGCGCTCGACGGGGCCAGGTCCGGGCCAGTTCCGGAAGGAAACGTCGGCGGTGGAACGGGAATGCAGTGCCACGGCTTCAAGGGCGGCACCGGCACTGCTTCGCGAACTCTCGCCGGCGCGGCCGGCGGCTACACTGTGGGCGTGCTCGTGCAATGCAACTATGGGCAGCGCCGCCGACTCACCATCGCTGGCCTGCCTGTGGGCAGGGAAATTCCTGATCTCATACGATGCGCAGCCGGACCCACGCCGCCAACCCGTTCGTGGCTCATGAGAATACCGGTATGCGGGGGCAGCAAAATCACCGATACGGATTTGAGGAAGCCTGAACTTTCCGGTTCCGAGACTGCCCATCTCACCCGGAAGGGCGTCGGTCGCGACGAAGGCCTGGGTTCCATCATCATTGTCATCGCCACCGACGCACCTCTCCTGCCGCATCAACTCAAGCGGGTAGCGAAGCGCGCCGCGCTGGGAGTGGGCCGTATGGGCGGGCTCGGAGAGGACTCGTCGGGCGACATCTTCATCGCGTTCTCAACCGCAAATACCCGAGCGTCGGCCGATACCGGAATTGTCGCTCTGACAATGCTGCCGAACGATCGCATCAATCCAATCTTCGAAGCCGCTGTCGGTGCAACCGAGGAAGCGATCACGAATGCGATGCTCGCCGCAAAGACAATGACTGGCGCTGACAATATTCGAAGCTATGCGCTGCCGCACGACAGGCTTCGCGCGATCGCCCGGAAGTATGCAACGCAACAACCTCTGTCTGGACCAATCCGATGA